A single Anaerolineae bacterium DNA region contains:
- a CDS encoding SEC-C domain-containing protein: MGKLSQLFGASTPKPPKPDRAKKLKRNDPCWCGSGKKYKSCHMKSDKK, encoded by the coding sequence ATGGGTAAGCTGTCTCAGTTGTTTGGCGCTTCAACGCCTAAGCCGCCAAAACCTGACCGGGCCAAAAAATTAAAACGTAACGATCCCTGCTGGTGCGGCAGTGGAAAGAAGTACAAGAGTTGTCATATGAAAAGTGACAAGAAATGA